Proteins from a single region of Streptomyces sp. Tu 3180:
- a CDS encoding FtsX-like permease family protein gives MRATLRWAHSDLRTHRGEALFLVLATAGIVASLLLATALFGYATNPWQRVFTQAHGAHVTLHTTASADAGELAGLDGVDSVAGPHPTASVTLASRGSRASVELRGTDGRPGVGRPLVTSGRWLDPAVPDGVVLESRLAGALLAAPGDTLTVPGTARRLTVVGVADSAEPRYRPGERSGLVWALPSAVTDPDGQVIGLRLTDPGDTGYAVQRAVTVLGAGAIGEVATWQQARAEAQGDNRLLGQVLGLFGLGALIAAGFAVHGAISTRIRGHLRDISILKAIGFTPGQVVRVFLVQHLVYALLGAAAAAVLTEALGSATPGRLGDAVGVWQGLPGHTVTLFAVPVGAVLFIGATTGLAAWRAGRVPPVPVPRPTAARAGRLTGVARRALGSRVPPALVLGWHKAFTRHPRSLGAVARLALPLLLIVVAMSAWTTLDRFHSAPERMGLPTALSVRADAGTAEREVRALLERDPGVAAAYPGVEVAALVPGQTATIALRGLGTHREPYPFTLAEGRAARGPDEAVAGQGLLDLLHVRVGDWVRMTVGDRPQILHIVGRSIEPENAGRTISTSLDTLRANDPDLRPTLHQLRLEPGADPEAVAGRLTEAGRGHLDVHAVTNPADGLSPLRAVVLGLIVVLALIGLIELLTVIGGTVREGERDLLALKAIGLSPRQITAITVTATSGTALAAVLVATALGLPLAHWLIDAQGGSSGIGAGIAQGPSPVLLLLLGAAAVLGAAALAALPAARAARRRLADTLGAVA, from the coding sequence CCTCCGCCGACGCCGGGGAACTGGCCGGCCTGGACGGCGTGGACTCCGTCGCCGGCCCCCACCCCACCGCCTCGGTCACCCTCGCCTCGCGCGGCAGCCGCGCCTCCGTCGAACTGCGCGGCACCGACGGACGCCCCGGCGTGGGCCGCCCGCTGGTCACCTCCGGGCGCTGGCTGGACCCGGCCGTCCCCGACGGCGTGGTCCTGGAGAGCCGGCTCGCCGGTGCGCTGCTGGCGGCACCCGGTGACACCCTGACCGTGCCCGGCACCGCGCGGAGACTGACCGTCGTCGGCGTCGCCGACAGCGCCGAGCCGCGCTACCGGCCCGGTGAGCGGTCCGGCCTGGTGTGGGCCCTTCCGTCGGCCGTGACGGACCCGGACGGGCAGGTGATCGGGCTCAGGCTGACCGACCCCGGCGACACCGGGTACGCCGTGCAGCGGGCCGTGACCGTGCTGGGCGCCGGGGCGATCGGCGAGGTCGCCACCTGGCAGCAGGCGCGTGCCGAGGCCCAGGGCGACAACCGGCTGCTCGGCCAGGTGCTGGGCCTGTTCGGGCTGGGCGCGCTGATCGCCGCCGGGTTCGCCGTGCACGGGGCGATCTCCACCCGGATCCGGGGGCATCTGCGGGACATCTCGATCCTCAAGGCGATCGGCTTCACCCCCGGCCAGGTCGTCCGCGTCTTCCTGGTCCAGCACCTGGTCTACGCCCTGCTGGGCGCCGCGGCCGCCGCCGTGCTCACCGAGGCGCTGGGCAGCGCGACACCGGGGCGGCTCGGCGACGCGGTCGGCGTGTGGCAGGGGCTGCCCGGGCACACCGTGACGCTGTTCGCGGTGCCGGTGGGGGCGGTGCTGTTCATCGGCGCGACCACCGGGCTCGCCGCCTGGCGGGCGGGCCGGGTGCCGCCGGTGCCGGTGCCGCGGCCCACCGCTGCGCGGGCCGGGCGGCTGACGGGCGTGGCGCGGCGGGCGCTGGGATCACGGGTGCCGCCGGCGCTGGTGCTCGGCTGGCACAAGGCGTTCACGCGCCACCCGCGTTCCCTGGGCGCGGTGGCCCGGCTGGCGCTGCCGCTGCTGCTGATCGTGGTGGCGATGAGCGCGTGGACCACCCTCGACCGCTTCCACAGCGCCCCCGAGCGGATGGGACTGCCCACCGCCCTCAGCGTCCGCGCGGACGCCGGCACGGCCGAGCGGGAGGTCCGCGCCCTGCTGGAGCGCGATCCCGGGGTCGCCGCCGCCTACCCGGGCGTGGAGGTGGCCGCCCTGGTGCCCGGCCAGACGGCCACCATCGCCCTGCGCGGTCTCGGCACCCACCGGGAGCCGTACCCGTTCACGCTGGCCGAGGGCCGTGCCGCGCGCGGCCCCGACGAGGCGGTGGCCGGGCAGGGGCTGCTCGACCTGCTGCACGTCCGGGTCGGCGACTGGGTGCGGATGACCGTCGGCGACCGGCCGCAGATCCTGCACATCGTCGGCCGCAGCATCGAACCGGAGAACGCCGGCCGGACCATCTCCACCTCGCTCGACACCCTCCGCGCCAACGACCCGGACCTCCGGCCGACCCTCCACCAGCTCCGCCTGGAACCCGGCGCCGACCCGGAGGCGGTGGCCGGCCGGCTGACCGAGGCCGGGCGCGGTCATCTCGACGTGCACGCCGTGACCAATCCGGCCGACGGGCTGTCCCCGCTGCGGGCGGTGGTCCTCGGGCTGATCGTGGTCCTCGCGCTGATCGGGCTGATCGAGCTGCTGACGGTGATCGGCGGCACGGTCCGCGAGGGCGAGCGCGACCTGCTGGCGCTCAAGGCCATCGGCCTCTCCCCCCGGCAGATCACCGCGATCACGGTCACGGCCACCTCCGGTACCGCGCTGGCGGCCGTGCTCGTCGCCACGGCCCTGGGGCTGCCGCTGGCGCACTGGCTGATCGACGCCCAGGGCGGATCGAGCGGCATCGGCGCCGGGATCGCCCAGGGGCCCTCCCCCGTGCTCCTGCTGCTGCTCGGGGCGGCCGCCGTGCTGGGCGCCGCCGCCCTCGCCGCCCTCCCGGCCGCCCGCGCGGCCCGCCGCCGCCTCGCGGACACGCTGGGCGCGGTCGCCTGA
- a CDS encoding proline-rich domain-containing protein → MARTHGSWTGGTLTVGSFLRPHKAARAVFHPAWIPDSLDPSIERLKRFRIIAGAVASLGVYTFVEGGFSLTELMENALTASAVLLFLTPLTVGVMLFVWRRTGTVRQLRVPLLNALKLLLLFIGCVVGLVLLVQTTNSSGNMLLTMGVGLTMMWLLVFVVSGAVRVSGNFFGTAAVHRCLPALLATVTSWLMAIPDLVTGDLHGLGLTMGIVFILGAPVTVTAIALLETGRLKRRYGVRLGTHPASLPALPGPVPPMPPTGLPHVPPQGNPYGPPHAPAAGGPYAPYPQPPYAPGAGGNPYAPGPQHPHARPPYPPRNPHGPYGG, encoded by the coding sequence GTGGCACGTACGCACGGGAGTTGGACCGGTGGCACGCTGACGGTCGGGTCCTTCCTCAGGCCCCACAAGGCCGCGCGGGCGGTGTTCCACCCCGCGTGGATCCCGGACTCCCTGGATCCGTCCATCGAGCGGCTCAAGCGGTTCCGGATCATCGCCGGGGCGGTGGCGTCGCTGGGCGTCTACACCTTCGTCGAGGGCGGCTTCTCCCTCACGGAGCTGATGGAGAACGCGCTGACCGCCTCGGCCGTCCTGCTGTTCCTCACCCCGCTGACGGTCGGCGTGATGCTCTTCGTCTGGCGGCGCACCGGCACGGTACGGCAGCTGCGGGTGCCGCTGCTCAACGCCCTCAAGCTGCTCCTGCTGTTCATCGGCTGTGTCGTCGGGCTGGTGCTGCTGGTGCAGACGACGAACTCGTCGGGAAACATGCTGCTGACCATGGGGGTCGGCCTGACGATGATGTGGCTCCTCGTCTTCGTCGTCTCCGGAGCCGTGCGGGTCTCGGGGAACTTCTTCGGCACGGCCGCCGTCCACCGCTGTCTTCCGGCGCTCCTCGCCACGGTGACCAGCTGGCTGATGGCGATCCCCGACCTCGTCACCGGGGATCTGCACGGGCTCGGCCTCACCATGGGCATCGTCTTCATCCTGGGCGCGCCCGTCACGGTCACGGCGATCGCGCTGCTGGAGACGGGTCGGCTGAAGCGGCGCTACGGTGTCCGGCTGGGCACGCACCCGGCGAGCCTTCCGGCCCTGCCGGGTCCCGTCCCGCCGATGCCGCCGACGGGACTGCCGCACGTGCCGCCGCAGGGCAACCCCTACGGCCCCCCGCACGCGCCCGCGGCAGGCGGCCCGTACGCCCCGTACCCGCAGCCGCCGTACGCGCCCGGAGCGGGTGGCAACCCGTACGCGCCCGGCCCGCAGCACCCGCACGCCCGGCCGCCGTACCCTCCGCGGAACCCGCACGGCCCCTACGGCGGCTGA